In the genome of Rhinolophus ferrumequinum isolate MPI-CBG mRhiFer1 chromosome 24, mRhiFer1_v1.p, whole genome shotgun sequence, one region contains:
- the NEURL1B gene encoding E3 ubiquitin-protein ligase NEURL1B, producing MGNTVHRTLPDSSPQARLLATRPCCGPGPERRPILGEAPRFHAQAKGKNVRLDGHSRRATRRNSFCNGVTFTQRPIRLYEQVRLRLVAVRPGWSGALRFGFTAHDPSLMSAQDIPKYACPDLVTRPGYWAKALPENLALRDTVLAYWADRHGRVFYSVNDGEPVLFHCGVAVGGPLWALIDVYGITDEVQLLESAFADTLPPARLSQARFSACPPPSSLDAANFDNNELENNQVVAKLGHLALGRALGPPPADASVAAIPCGHRERPRPASSPALLEADLRFHATRGPDVSLSTDRKVACAPRPDGGRTLVFSERPLRPGESLFVEVGRPGLAAPGALAFGITSCDPGGLRPAELPADPDALLDRKEYWVVARAGPVPSGGDALSFTLRPGGDVLLGVNGRSRGRLLCVDTTQALWAFFAVRGGAAGQLRLLGTLQSSPATTSPSGSLSGSQDDSDSDMAFSVNQSSSASESSLVTAPSSPLSPPVSPVFSPPEPAGSKNGECTVCFDGEVDTVIYTCGHMCLCHSCGLRLKRQARACCPICRRPIKDVIKIYRP from the exons ACTCGAGCCCGCAGGCGCGCCTCCTGGCCACCAGGCCGTGCTGCGGGCCCGGCCCCGAGCGGCGTCCGATCCTGGGTGAAGCGCCGCGCTTCCACGCTCAGGCCAAGGGCAAGAACGTACGGCTGGACGGTCACTCGCGACGTGCCACGCGGCGCAACAGCTTCTGCAACGGGGTCACGTTCACGCAGCGGCCCATCCGGCTGTACGAGCAGGTGCGGCTGCGCCTGGTGGCGGTGCGTCCGGGGTGGAGCGGTGCGCTGCGCTTTGGCTTCACGGCGCATGACCCGTCGCTCATGAGCGCCCAGGACATCCCCAAGTACGCCTGCCCCGACCTGGTCACACGGCCCGGCTACTGGGCCAAGGCGCTACCTGAGAACCTGGCGCTGCGCGACACGGTGCTGGCCTACTGGGCGGATCGCCATGGCCGCGTCTTCTACAGTGTCAACGACGGTGAGCCCGTGCTCTTCCACTGCGGCGTGGCCGTGGGTGGCCCACTCTGGGCACTCATCGACGTCTATGGCATCACCGACGAGGTGCAGCTCCTCG AGAGCGCATTCGCCGACACGCTGCCACCCGCGCGGCTCAGCCAGGCCCGCTTCAGCGCCTGCCCGCCGCCCAGCAGCCTCGACGCGGCCAACTTTGACAACAACGAGCTGGAGAACAACCAGGTGGTGGCCAAGCTGGGCCACCTGGCGCTTGGCCGCGCCCTCGGTCCGCCCCCTGCCGACGCCTCGGTCGCCGCCATCCCGTGCGGGCATCGCGAGCGCCCACGGCCTGCGTCTTCGCCGGCGCTGCTCGAGGCCGACCTGCGCTTCCACGCGACGCGCGGGCCCGACGTGAGCCTCTCGACCGACCGCAAGGTGGCCTGCGCGCCGCGGCCCGATGGCGGCCGCACGCTGGTCTTCTCCGAGCGCCCACTGCGGCCCGGCGAGAGCCTCTTCGTGGAAGTGGGCCGCCCGGGGCTGGCGGCGCCCGGCGCGCTGGCCTTCGGCATCACGTCGTGCGACCCGGGCGGGCTCCGGCCCGCCGAGCTGCCCGCCGACCCCGACGCACTGCTCGACCGCAAAGAGTACTGGGTGGTGGCACGCGCCGGGCCCGTGCCGAGCGGCGGTGACGCACTCAGCTTCACGCTGCGGCCCGGCGGCGACGTGCTCCTGGGCGTCAACGGGCGCTCGCGCGGCCGCCTGCTGTGCGTCGACACCACGCAGGCGCTCTGGGCCTTCTTCGCCGTGCGCGGCGGCGCCGCCGGCCAGCTGCGCCTCCTCG GCACCCTGCAGTCCAGCCCTGCGACCACATCGCCATCAGGGTCCCTCAGCGGCTCCCAGGATGATAGCGACTCTGATATGGCCTTCAGTGTCAACCAGTCGTCTTCAGCCTCCGAGTCATCCCTGG TGACGGCCCCCAGCTCCCCACTGAGCCCCCCGGTGTCCCCCGTGTTTTCCCCACCGGAGCCGGCAGGCAGCAAGAACGGTGAGTGCACGGTGTGCTTCGATGGCGAGGTGGACACAGTCATCTACACGTGTGGACATATGTGCCTGTGCCACAGCTGTGGCCTGCGGCTCAAGAGGCAGGCCCGGGCCTGCTGCCCCATCTGCCGGCGGCCCATCAAAGATGTCATTAAGATCTATAGGCCATAG